In Mus musculus strain C57BL/6J chromosome 1, GRCm38.p6 C57BL/6J, a single genomic region encodes these proteins:
- the Obsl1 gene encoding obscurin-like protein 1 isoform 2 (isoform 2 is encoded by transcript variant 2), translating into MKAGSGDQGSPPCFLRFPRPVRVVSGAEAELKCVVLGEPPPTVVWEKGGQQLVASERLSFPEDGAEHGLLLSGALPTDAGVYVCRARNAAGEAYAAAAVTVLEPPAPEPEPESSECPLPTPGTGEGAPKFLTGPQSQWVLRGEEVVLTCQVGGLPEPKLYWEKDGMALDEVWDSSHFKLEPGRGASDEGASLTLRILAARLPDSGVYVCHARNAHGHAQAGALLQVHQPRESPPQDPDENPKPVLEPLKGAPKTFWVNEGKHAKFRCYVMGKPEPEIEWHLEGRPLLPDRRRLMYRDRDGGFVLKVLYCQAKDRGLYVCAARNSAGQTLSAVQLHVKEPRLRFTRPLQDVEGREHGIVVLECKVPNSRIPTAWFREDQRLLPCRKYEQIEEGAVRRLVIHKLKADDDGVYLCEMRGRVRTVANVTVKGPILKRLPRKLDVLEGENAVLLVETQEAGVQGCWSRDGEDLPDTCQSSCGHMHALVLPGVTREDAGEITFSLGNSRTTTLLRVKCVKHSPPGPPVMVEMFKGQKNKVLLTWKPPEPPPETSFIYRLERQEVGSDDWIQCFSIEKAGAVEVPGDCVPTEGDYHFRICTVSEHGRSPHVVFNGSAHLVPTARLVSGLEDVQVYDGEDAVFSLDLSAIIQGSWFLNGEQLQSNEPEGQVEPGALRYRIEQKGLQHRLILQAVKHRDSGALVGFSCPGVQDSAALTIQESSVHILSPQDKVSLTFTTSERVVLTCELSRVDFPATWYKDGQKVEESESLIVKTEGRKHRLILPEAQVRDSGEFECRTEGVSAFFGVTVQDPPVHIVNPQEHVFVHAITSECVRLTCEVDREDTTVHWYKDGQEVEESDIIVLENKGPHHRLVLPAARPSDGGEFQCVAGDERAYFTVTITDVFSWIVYPSSEVHVAAVRLERVVLTCELCRPWAEVRWTKDGEEVVESPALLLEKEDTIRRLVLPSVQLEDSGEYLCEIHDESASFTITVTESYQSQDSPNNNPEFYVLLKKPKTRRFWSHFPPWRRTAGTE; encoded by the exons ATGAAGGCCGGATCAGGGGATCAGGGGAGCCCCCCGTGTTTCCTACGCTTCCCGCGGCCCGTGCGGGTGGTAAGTGGAGCGGAGGCCGAGCTCAAATGCGTGGTCCTGGGAGAGCCGCCGCCCACTGTCGTGTGGGAGAAAGGCGGGCAGCAGCTGGTGGCCTCCGAGCGCCTAAGCTTTCCGGAGGACGGCGCCGAGCACGGCCTGCTGCTGAGCGGCGCGCTGCCCACCGACGCCGGGGTCTACGTGTGCCGCGCCCGCAACGCGGCCGGAGAGGCCTACGCGGCGGCCGCCGTCACCGTGCTGGAACCCCCGGCCCCCGAGCCGGAGCCCGAGTCCTCCGAGTGTCCGCTGCCAACACCGGGCACCGGGGAGGGCGCCCCGAAGTTCCTGACGGGGCCCCAGTCCCAGTGGGTGCTGCGAGGGGAGGAGGTGGTGCTGACGTGCCAGGTGGGAGGCCTTCCGGAGCCCAAGCTGTACTGGGAGAAGGATGGGATGGCCTTGGACGAAGTATGGGACAGCAGCCACTTCAAGCTGGAGCCCGGCCGCGGCGCGAGTGACGAGGGCGCGAGCCTGACGTTGCGCATCCTGGCGGCACGGCTGCCCGATTCCGGGGTGTACGTGTGTCACGCCCGCAACGCGCACGGCCACGCGCAGGCGGGCGCGCTGCTCCAGGTGCACCAGCCCCGCGAGAGCCCGCCCCAGGATCCCGATGAGAACCCCAAACCCGTGTTGGAGCCGCTCAAAGGCGCGCCCAAGACCTTCTGGGTGAACGAGGGCAAGCACGCCAAATTCCGCTGCTACGTGATGGGCAAACCTGAGCCCGAGATCGAATGGCACTTGGAGGGCCGCCCTCTGCTCCCCGATCGCCGCCGCCTCATGTACCGCGACCGCGACGGCGGCTTTGTACTTAAGGTGCTCTACTGCCAGGCCAAGGACCGTGGGCTCTACGTGTGCGCGGCGCGCAACTCGGCGGGCCAGACCCTAAGCGCGGTCCAGCTGCACGTGAAAG AACCCCGCCTACGGTTCACCCGGCCCCTGCAGGATGTGGAGGGTCGGGAACACGGGATTGTGGTGCTGGAGTGTAAAGTACCTAACTCTCGAATTCCCACCGCCTGGTTCCGGGAGGACCAACGGCTGTTACCCTGCCGCAAGTACGAGCAGATCGAGGAGGGCGCTGTGAGACGCCTCGTCATCCACAAGCTGAAGGCCGATGATGATGGCGTCTATCTGTGCGAGATGCGGGGCCGAGTGCGCACTGTGGCCAATGTGACGGTCAAAG GACCCATCCTGAAGCGTTTACCCCGGAAGCTTGACGTCCTGGAAGGAGAGAACGCAGTACTGCTGGTGGAGACTCAAGAAGCTGGGGTGCAGGGGTGCTGGAGCCGTGATGGGGAGGACCTGCCAGACACCTGCCAGAGCAGTTGTGGTCATATGCATGCCCTGGTCCTTCCAGGGGTGACCCGAGAAGATGCTGGAGAGATCACCTTCAGCCTGGGCAACTCCCGTACCACCACCCTGCTCAGAGTCAAAT GTGTCAAGCACAGTCCTCCCGGGCCCCCCGTAATGGTTGAGATGTTCAAAGGCCAAAAGAACAAGGTTCTGCTGACCTGGAAGCCCCCAGAGCCACCTCCAGAGACCTCCTTCATCTACCGCCTAGAGCGGCAGGAAGTGGGGTCTGACGATTGGATCCAGTGCTTCAGCATTGAGAAGGCGGGAGCCGTAGAGGTGCCCGGGGACTGTGTACCCACCGAGGGTGACTATCACTTCCGCATCTGCACAGTCAGTGAACATGGCCGCAGTCCCCATGTCGTGTTCAACGGTTCTGCTCACCTTG TGCCCACAGCTCGCCTGGTGTCAGGCCTGGAAGACGTGCAGGTATATGATGGGGAAGATGCCGTCTTCTCCCTTGATCTGTCCGCCATCATCCAGGGCTCTTGGTTCCTTAATGGAGAGCAGCTCCAGAGTAATGAGCCAGAGGGCCAGGTGGAGCCTGGAGCCCTGCGGTACCGCATAGAGCAGAAGGGCCTCCAGCACAGGCTCATCCTGCAAGCTGTCAAGCACCGGGACAGTGGGGCCCTGGTTGGCTTCAGCTGCCCTGGTGTGCAAGACTCTGCTGCCCTCACTATCCAAG AAAGCTCAGTGCACATCCTGAGTCCCCAGGACAAGGTGTCACTGACCTTCACGACCTCTGAACGGGTAGTGCTGACCTGTGAGCTCTCAAGGGTGGATTTTCCTGCAACCTGGTACAAGGATGGGCAGAAGGTGGAGGAGAGCGAGTCGCTCATAGTGAAGACAGAGGGCCGCAAACACCGACTGATCCTGCCTGAGGCTCAAGTCCGAGACAGCGGTGAATTTGAGTGCAGAACGGAAGGGGTCTCGGCCTTCTTTGGAGTCACTGTTCAAG ATCCCCCAGTGCACATCGTGAACCCCCAAGAGCATGTGTTTGTCCATGCCATCACCTCCGAGTGTGTCAGGCTGACCTGTGAGGTAGACCGAGAGGACACAACTGTACACTGGTACAAGGATGGGCAGGAGGTGGAGGAGAGTGACATCATCGTATTAGAAAATAAAGGGCCCCATCACCGCCTGGTGCTACCTGCAGCCCGGCCCTCCGACGGGGGCGAGTTCCAGTGTGTCGCAGGAGATGAACGTGCCTACTTCACAGTTACCATCACAG ATGTCTTCTCGTGGATCGTCTACCCCAGTAGCGAAGTGCATGTGGCAGCCGTACGCCTAGAGCGTGTGGTGCTGACCTGTGAGCTGTGCCGACCCTGGGCTGAGGTGCGCTGGACCAAAGATGGGGAGGAGGTAGTGGAGAGCCCAGCACTGCTCCTGGAGAAGGAAGACACCATCCGCCGCCTGGTGCTGCCCTCTGTCCAGCTTGAGGATTCTGGCGAGTACCTGTGTGAAATCCATGATGAGTCGGCTTCCTTCACCATCACCGTCACAG AGTCATACCAAAGTCAGGACAGTCCAAATAACAACCCGGAGTTTTACGTCCTCTTGAAAAAGCCGAAGACCCGGCGGTTCTGGTCTCATTTCCCCCCATGGCGACGAACGGCTGGCACTGAGTAG